A DNA window from Dethiosulfovibrio faecalis contains the following coding sequences:
- a CDS encoding murein hydrolase activator EnvC family protein: protein MKKTLSVFYLLLLVLLATSTSSWAAMTAEELDRRIREEENHMAILERQVKHQQELINASKKREAAYLQELARFDQKRQVAEQSISLLELKRKKILREISEMEKEISRLEKEIEKIKGFLAERLVTIYKFGGTAELNLLLSSQNVADAMNTGHLLRKLAAQDEELIGEVERENLRIQELVEGLSSRERDLQAKKKDLAVQKRRLESAIAERNGLLKKLRENRSAYQQSVKEAEEDQREIRAKIKSYIRAKQELARSDKDGDGGQAPLPPHKGKFRWPVKGKLTSRFGTRVHPVFKTKTVHTGIDIAAPKGTTVRAAGKGDVLYAGWLRGYGQIVILDNGGNFSTVYAHLSRILVSEGQRVSDGQPIGNVGDTGVATGPHLHFEVRVNGDARDPLKYL from the coding sequence ATGAAAAAAACGTTGAGTGTCTTTTATTTACTCCTTCTGGTCTTGCTCGCCACATCAACGTCGTCCTGGGCCGCCATGACGGCGGAGGAACTTGATCGTCGGATAAGGGAAGAGGAGAACCATATGGCGATATTGGAGCGCCAGGTAAAACACCAGCAGGAACTTATAAATGCGTCCAAGAAGAGGGAGGCCGCCTACCTTCAGGAGTTAGCTCGCTTCGATCAGAAGAGGCAGGTGGCGGAACAGAGCATATCCCTTCTGGAACTGAAGAGGAAAAAAATCCTGAGGGAGATATCCGAGATGGAGAAGGAGATCTCTCGACTGGAAAAAGAGATAGAGAAGATCAAAGGTTTTCTCGCCGAGAGGTTGGTTACAATATATAAATTCGGAGGTACGGCGGAGTTGAATCTTCTGTTGTCCTCTCAGAACGTGGCCGATGCGATGAATACCGGTCATCTGCTTCGGAAGCTGGCGGCTCAGGACGAGGAGTTGATCGGCGAGGTGGAGAGGGAAAACCTGAGGATCCAGGAGTTGGTGGAGGGCTTGTCCTCCAGGGAGAGGGACCTTCAGGCCAAGAAGAAGGATCTGGCGGTCCAGAAACGGCGTCTGGAGTCGGCGATCGCCGAGAGAAACGGGCTCTTGAAGAAGTTGAGGGAAAATCGCTCCGCCTATCAACAGAGCGTCAAGGAGGCGGAGGAGGACCAGAGAGAGATCAGGGCAAAGATCAAGTCCTATATAAGAGCGAAACAGGAACTTGCCCGATCCGACAAAGACGGAGACGGTGGGCAGGCTCCGTTGCCGCCCCATAAGGGCAAGTTTCGCTGGCCCGTTAAGGGCAAGCTTACCAGCCGTTTCGGAACCAGGGTTCATCCGGTATTCAAGACCAAGACGGTCCATACCGGAATAGATATAGCCGCTCCCAAGGGAACTACGGTCAGAGCCGCGGGGAAGGGAGATGTCCTGTACGCCGGATGGCTGAGGGGGTACGGACAGATAGTTATACTGGATAACGGAGGGAATTTTTCAACCGTCTACGCCCATCTCAGCAGGATTCTAGTCTCCGAAGGACAGAGGGTCTCGGACGGTCAGCCCATAGGAAACGTCGGCGATACCGGGGTGGCTACCGGTCCTCACCTTCACTTCGAGGTCAGGGTCAACGGAGATGCCAGGGATCCCTTGAAGTATCTGTAG
- a CDS encoding S41 family peptidase, which yields MWKNSRKILLGILIGAALVSGIVAAQARDGGDLDRVAPFDLDSLWLMKQARAIIEAYQVDAASDDVMEKDLLYGAMDGMVSAWGDPYTRFVDPEQLEQEQTDLRGKYGGLGIYIGQRDGAILVISPIEDTPADRAGLKPQDQIVKIGDEMVIGWDLHEVVDSLRGEPGTPVTVWIRREGESDLLKKEMVREEIKLKSVRFEMLSDDIGYVRLSQFKDTSPSDLGKAVIDLKNEGARGLILDLRNNGGGLLNAAVEISDMFLDGGLVVGTKGRVERANEELYATDGVLTDLPLVVLVNEGSASASEIVAGAVRDRGRAVLVGKKTFGKGSVQTLFNLIDGSAIYVTIARYHTPNGTVIDHIGISPDIEVDGEWSREHDKDDQLKKGIETLEALIRGASIPALSGDVAG from the coding sequence ATGTGGAAAAACTCTAGAAAGATATTGTTGGGGATTCTGATAGGAGCCGCCTTGGTCTCGGGCATAGTCGCCGCTCAAGCTCGAGACGGAGGAGATCTCGACAGGGTGGCACCTTTCGACCTTGATTCCCTTTGGCTGATGAAGCAGGCCAGAGCCATCATAGAGGCCTATCAGGTAGATGCGGCGAGCGACGACGTCATGGAGAAGGATCTCCTTTATGGTGCCATGGACGGTATGGTCTCTGCCTGGGGTGATCCCTATACGAGGTTCGTAGATCCCGAACAGCTCGAACAGGAGCAGACGGATCTTCGGGGCAAATACGGCGGTCTTGGCATATATATAGGCCAGAGGGATGGGGCCATCCTGGTCATAAGTCCTATAGAGGATACCCCGGCGGATAGAGCCGGACTGAAGCCCCAGGATCAGATAGTGAAAATAGGGGATGAGATGGTAATAGGCTGGGATCTACACGAGGTGGTGGATTCACTTAGAGGAGAGCCCGGTACACCCGTCACGGTCTGGATACGTAGAGAGGGAGAGTCGGATCTTCTGAAGAAGGAGATGGTCCGAGAGGAGATAAAGCTCAAGTCCGTCCGTTTTGAAATGCTCAGCGACGATATTGGCTATGTCCGCCTGTCCCAGTTCAAAGACACGAGCCCTTCGGATTTGGGTAAGGCCGTGATAGATCTGAAGAACGAAGGAGCCAGAGGTCTGATTCTGGATCTTCGAAACAACGGCGGTGGCCTTTTGAACGCTGCGGTGGAGATCTCCGATATGTTCTTGGATGGCGGTCTTGTGGTCGGAACAAAGGGAAGGGTCGAGCGGGCCAACGAGGAGCTTTACGCCACAGACGGGGTTTTGACAGATCTTCCCCTGGTGGTGTTGGTCAACGAGGGAAGCGCCAGCGCGTCGGAGATAGTGGCCGGAGCCGTAAGGGACAGAGGCAGGGCCGTCTTGGTCGGCAAGAAGACCTTCGGCAAGGGTTCGGTCCAGACTCTGTTCAACCTGATAGACGGCTCCGCCATATACGTTACCATCGCCCGATATCATACCCCTAACGGCACGGTCATAGACCATATCGGCATATCTCCCGACATAGAGGTCGACGGGGAGTGGTCCAGAGAGCACGACAAGGACGACCAGCTCAAAAAGGGAATAGAGACCCTGGAAGCCCTTATCAGGGGAGCTTCTATACCCGCTCTTTCGGGGGATGTCGCTGGTTAG
- a CDS encoding adenylosuccinate synthase encodes MKGKVEAIIGAQWGDEGKGRVVDSLGDRVDVFARYQGGANAGHTVIVEGEKHVFHLLPSGMLYSGKTCVIGNGVVLDPEQLLNELSELQEKGEDRSRLVISGSAHVVMPYHKKLDQAQEASRDQGSKIGTTGRGIGPCYVDKYNRCGIRVEDLLDPEALREKLESNLDEKNLLFTKIYDETPLSFDEIYRQALSWGKSLAPYVDDASLVINDALNKGQTVLLEGAQGTLLDVDHGTYPMVTSSSPTSAGGCVGLGVAPHYVEKVYGVVKAYLTRVGEGPFPSEDKGDTGQYLRDRGGEYGATTGRPRKCGWLDMVALRYAVRINGMTHITLTKLDVLTGLREVKVCVAYRSNGKDRTEFNGNVRYLNGVEPVYRSFPGWDEDISSVRDFDDLPEAARAYVRYIEEETGVPVSIIGVGPERDQMIVRDL; translated from the coding sequence TTGAAGGGAAAAGTAGAAGCCATCATAGGTGCCCAGTGGGGCGACGAGGGAAAGGGACGAGTCGTCGACTCTCTGGGAGACCGGGTGGACGTGTTCGCCCGGTATCAGGGAGGCGCCAACGCCGGACACACGGTGATCGTGGAGGGCGAGAAACACGTCTTTCACCTGCTTCCCTCGGGAATGCTGTATTCGGGTAAGACCTGCGTCATAGGCAACGGAGTGGTGCTGGATCCCGAGCAGCTTTTAAACGAGCTATCCGAGCTTCAGGAAAAGGGAGAGGACCGTTCCCGATTAGTCATAAGCGGTTCCGCCCACGTGGTGATGCCCTACCATAAGAAGCTTGATCAGGCTCAGGAGGCAAGTAGGGATCAGGGTAGCAAGATAGGCACGACCGGCAGGGGGATCGGTCCCTGCTATGTGGACAAATACAACCGTTGCGGGATAAGGGTCGAGGACCTGCTGGACCCCGAGGCTCTGAGGGAGAAGCTGGAGTCCAATCTGGACGAGAAAAACCTTCTTTTCACCAAGATATACGACGAGACTCCCCTCTCTTTCGACGAAATATACCGTCAGGCCCTGAGCTGGGGTAAATCTCTGGCGCCTTACGTGGATGACGCTTCTCTGGTCATAAACGATGCCCTGAACAAGGGACAGACCGTTTTGCTTGAGGGTGCTCAGGGTACCCTTCTGGACGTGGACCACGGGACCTATCCTATGGTGACCAGTTCCAGCCCCACCTCAGCCGGAGGTTGCGTAGGCCTGGGAGTGGCTCCCCATTACGTGGAGAAGGTCTATGGCGTGGTGAAGGCCTATCTCACCAGGGTAGGAGAGGGGCCGTTCCCCTCGGAGGATAAAGGAGACACCGGACAGTATCTGAGGGATAGAGGCGGAGAGTACGGCGCTACTACCGGACGTCCCAGAAAATGCGGCTGGCTCGATATGGTCGCCCTGCGCTATGCCGTAAGGATCAACGGTATGACCCACATTACCCTGACCAAACTGGATGTACTGACCGGGCTCAGAGAGGTTAAGGTCTGCGTGGCCTATCGATCGAACGGGAAGGACAGGACCGAATTCAACGGGAACGTCCGTTATCTCAACGGAGTCGAGCCGGTATACCGCTCTTTCCCGGGCTGGGACGAGGATATCTCCTCGGTCAGGGATTTCGACGATCTGCCCGAGGCGGCTAGAGCTTACGTCCGCTACATCGAGGAGGAAACCGGCGTCCCCGTCTCCATTATAGGGGTAGGTCCCGAGAGGGATCAGATGATAGTCAGGGATCTTTAG
- a CDS encoding GNAT family N-acetyltransferase produces the protein MILFDIDFCGPEDGPAIVDIDLRSNRNPWPLPSVMDDLRNRSGEMVYMGAFKKDILLGFIALERRRKLVWIMQLAVSPDWRRFGIGEQLLCSAYAIGEEWGCRGVGLTVRVSNSGARALYQKNGFVQGAILPGYYGDGEDGIRMQRNSLIT, from the coding sequence ATGATCCTTTTCGACATCGATTTTTGTGGACCGGAAGACGGCCCAGCTATAGTCGATATAGACCTTCGTTCCAATCGGAATCCCTGGCCTTTGCCCTCTGTTATGGACGATCTCAGAAACCGTTCGGGAGAGATGGTGTACATGGGTGCTTTCAAAAAAGATATCCTTCTGGGCTTTATCGCCCTCGAGCGAAGAAGAAAACTGGTATGGATCATGCAACTGGCGGTCTCGCCCGATTGGCGAAGGTTCGGTATAGGAGAGCAGCTTCTCTGTTCCGCCTACGCCATAGGGGAGGAGTGGGGATGCCGTGGGGTCGGCCTTACCGTGAGAGTCTCCAATTCAGGGGCCAGAGCTCTTTACCAAAAAAACGGTTTCGTCCAAGGAGCCATCTTGCCGGGATATTACGGCGACGGCGAGGATGGAATCAGGATGCAGAGGAATTCGTTAATTACATGA
- a CDS encoding flagellin: MWRLRIYSNIASLISHNALSKVNGRLEKTTRRLSTGLRINSSSDDAAGLAISEKMRAQIKGLDRAAMNSQDGISLLQTAEGGLNEIHSMIQRMRELSVQAANDVLTSGDRGHIQDEIEQLVQQVNDIANQTQFNRKKLLNGSMAALWSTSTSDISVVVSDNLLTKDVMNNVKSAAGNYKLTFSTVSNGMENIQKSNIMYLKHGTHEASVVNNAEGSGLVGMTALNMVEGIWNLETREHPFGGIRYYVGNANSDPPTVGGSLEVSPTPNIVSPGTYDVRLSDRVPMMADFDAALAAGVVEGVNMSSRAAGSNFDAEIAVTANGGGTPSSSQVYRSDLSGGGTVNASGAAGDVSVGTNANNGVNLFTHYAVTGTDRRDLMAGDINLTERYVTHQNAAMTVNLDYQSSTDTDATITYYTSTAGNSINVTSHYRTLAGANLDIGGTIVNIGGMDMDGIAGAINGAGIAGFSASVQGAGDTRYIRLQNSTGGALTVTENGVGTHGLGLNGNINNGAIRNGTARDYNRTFTSNLNNMTLSNIATTITGAPSSAFSAAVAGGGAVQGNVVVTGHQNYDVTVTTAGNVAGELSLDSGINGGGSHTSTGVWDGRTTTIGTSGDNLSTMATNLQNGVNAVIGGGFTVATTTAGALHGLTMANGTNYRVVLDGTSINELVTGNYAPGTMSINRGNLLANTGNKVYVNHDVVINVGDRDALGIVSALNTGINTALGSDVLSGNNGLNPFSTVAGAQNRTVRLSNGLNSGYKIDITAGSDGSLAEVWGGAITTDRGVNDDGNFLDYDRTSTIAVTGMNMEEAYAAIDGDARFSTAWLTEPEHAAPQHYGRMSITNVTTGADRRRISMTQAGVDQGDVVDSNRKLFESAGPIWSSSESSGAAVANSQTLQAHDRMTVQMTWDGNRASNASRVNGTASATIWEGGFGSGTSAENAAAVTAAMGIAGFSYDSFSIDDGDIHGSDLATNDSWMTYTKAEVVGVSDNLGLSLYDGLYTDAGNNLGVTNGITYSFNDGVLDNSSIAINQLVRSAAGIGGSASLTHNVDFGTVDSNTSFTYGERSGAGTYWGNTAGVDSWYSHSYYAGDSTYYFGNGGTPASMISSAEVYRQNDINASMMFEFDNGVLSVRAKGFDRNGTELPATADTVAYELTAAEFASLSAGADITLHGVHFTDLQIDTANLKAGDKFVINVAAAAKLDAVNTGPAIAGNFQSTANIAIDGDPFRQNSPGNWGALAQYRLADGAENGKNLNLLGYYIDPLNGSSDIPGLGYYNGTLILQAEAGGFNAGSTVGVPGNDDGGSHRITAEINYQGDTKPSAGALVTSCYFGKMEKGETKDIKSFLGGVGYSNYVYGTRSDGTYGPLNEAGSEEYNKYNGSLIFDVIETENQVVKFRIQGHVIDREGNEWYVQEDEYGMNCGPNTAQDSSVQPPIIPAEVTNPLVLFRDSEFGGLFFDEFTLGDFENWTDGDRFTLSLTASGFEDGFSENDQQTDPALQPDIDEIDLFSDNRGTNMPHAFRFDEGVLDNSKVDLGIYQLANNIANPSGGNFHKNQVMDGTLSLMFDDYHPDGDDVIDDALSFDVIYEEGMDAGKAHYYSRVEDIAQFYDANGRYILDGNMESLTVRQDDREISVSLGSTAEIGKLAEDISEQIWLKLMMQNDGQLRDEDDTVPYGYSPGLMDERDKNEILQFVNKVPGESANESVVSTLLAHSVISGKDKQLHFYGSEDLMKALGFATIQEAEEAQFRLTVSDAHNGKTVSSGTKVQAGDRISAVIADGISLDISGDIGLNRVVYNDGRGTFEGDRNSVFEHYVHLADNSAFLQIGANEGEDVDLHLGDMSSEALGIDGLDVRTREEAARSITVLDSALDSVSSQRAIIGAQINRLEHTITNLDTASLNLTASRSRIVDADLAKEMMEFTKLNILVQSGMSVLAHSNQTHENVLKLLS, translated from the coding sequence GTGTGGAGGTTGCGTATCTATTCGAACATAGCTTCTTTGATTTCACACAACGCGCTATCTAAGGTCAACGGCCGTCTTGAAAAGACCACCAGACGGTTATCCACGGGGCTGAGGATCAACTCGTCCTCCGACGACGCAGCGGGACTGGCCATCTCGGAGAAGATGCGGGCTCAGATAAAGGGGCTGGATCGGGCCGCAATGAACTCTCAGGACGGAATATCGTTGCTTCAGACCGCCGAGGGCGGACTGAACGAGATCCATTCCATGATCCAGAGGATGAGGGAACTGTCGGTCCAGGCGGCCAACGACGTCCTCACGTCCGGAGACAGGGGGCACATTCAGGACGAGATAGAGCAGTTGGTGCAGCAGGTCAACGATATAGCGAACCAGACCCAATTCAACAGAAAAAAACTTCTCAACGGCAGTATGGCGGCTCTGTGGAGCACCTCCACGTCGGACATAAGCGTGGTAGTATCCGACAACCTGCTTACCAAGGACGTGATGAACAACGTCAAGTCCGCTGCTGGAAACTACAAGCTCACCTTCAGCACCGTTTCGAACGGTATGGAGAACATTCAAAAGAGCAACATAATGTACCTTAAGCACGGAACTCACGAGGCCAGCGTGGTCAACAACGCAGAGGGGTCCGGTCTCGTCGGTATGACGGCACTAAACATGGTCGAGGGTATATGGAATTTGGAAACTAGAGAACACCCTTTCGGTGGTATCCGCTACTATGTGGGAAATGCGAACTCCGATCCCCCCACCGTCGGAGGATCTCTCGAGGTTTCACCTACTCCAAACATAGTTTCTCCCGGCACTTACGATGTCAGACTATCCGACAGGGTCCCCATGATGGCCGACTTCGACGCGGCCCTCGCCGCCGGAGTGGTTGAGGGGGTCAACATGAGCAGTCGGGCGGCCGGTTCCAACTTCGACGCCGAGATCGCCGTGACGGCCAATGGTGGTGGTACGCCTTCCTCCTCTCAGGTTTACCGAAGCGATTTGAGCGGGGGAGGAACGGTAAACGCATCGGGTGCTGCTGGCGATGTATCCGTCGGAACCAACGCCAACAACGGGGTGAACCTCTTCACTCATTACGCCGTCACCGGCACCGACCGTAGAGACCTCATGGCGGGCGACATAAACCTGACCGAGAGGTACGTCACACACCAAAACGCCGCCATGACGGTCAACCTGGACTATCAGTCCAGCACCGATACCGACGCTACAATAACTTACTACACCTCGACGGCGGGAAATTCGATAAACGTTACCTCCCACTATAGGACCCTCGCTGGAGCCAACCTCGACATAGGGGGAACCATAGTAAACATCGGCGGCATGGACATGGACGGCATAGCGGGAGCGATCAACGGAGCGGGGATAGCCGGATTTTCAGCGTCGGTCCAGGGAGCGGGAGATACCAGGTACATAAGGCTACAAAATTCCACAGGAGGAGCTCTGACCGTGACCGAAAACGGGGTCGGAACCCATGGCCTGGGACTTAACGGTAATATCAATAACGGTGCGATCCGCAACGGAACCGCCAGGGACTACAACAGGACCTTCACGAGCAACCTCAACAATATGACCCTGTCTAACATAGCGACAACCATAACGGGAGCTCCATCCAGCGCCTTCTCCGCCGCGGTTGCAGGAGGAGGAGCGGTCCAGGGCAATGTCGTCGTGACAGGACACCAGAACTACGACGTCACAGTAACCACGGCGGGCAACGTTGCCGGAGAGCTGTCCCTGGACTCCGGCATAAACGGAGGAGGAAGCCACACGTCCACCGGCGTATGGGACGGCAGGACGACGACCATAGGGACATCGGGAGATAACCTGAGTACCATGGCCACTAACCTCCAAAACGGGGTAAACGCCGTCATAGGTGGAGGCTTTACCGTAGCCACCACCACGGCAGGAGCTCTCCACGGTCTCACAATGGCGAACGGCACCAACTATCGGGTGGTACTGGACGGGACGTCCATAAACGAGCTAGTCACGGGCAACTACGCTCCAGGTACGATGTCGATAAACAGAGGCAACCTTCTCGCCAACACCGGTAACAAGGTCTACGTGAATCACGACGTGGTCATAAACGTCGGGGATCGAGATGCCCTAGGAATTGTCTCGGCCCTGAATACCGGGATCAACACGGCATTGGGTTCCGACGTGCTGAGCGGTAACAACGGTCTGAACCCGTTCTCCACCGTGGCTGGTGCTCAAAACAGGACGGTTCGCCTCTCCAACGGCTTAAATTCGGGATACAAGATAGACATAACAGCCGGTTCCGACGGCTCATTGGCGGAGGTATGGGGGGGAGCCATAACCACCGACAGAGGCGTCAACGACGACGGAAACTTCCTTGATTACGATAGGACGTCGACCATAGCTGTTACGGGCATGAACATGGAGGAGGCCTACGCCGCCATAGACGGCGACGCCAGATTCTCCACCGCCTGGCTGACCGAGCCGGAGCACGCCGCTCCGCAGCATTACGGGCGTATGTCCATAACAAACGTCACCACAGGCGCCGACCGACGCAGGATATCGATGACCCAGGCTGGAGTCGACCAAGGTGACGTGGTGGACTCCAACAGAAAACTGTTTGAGTCAGCCGGTCCTATATGGTCCTCCAGCGAGAGCAGTGGAGCAGCGGTCGCCAACTCCCAGACCCTTCAGGCTCACGATAGAATGACAGTTCAGATGACATGGGACGGGAACAGGGCCTCCAACGCATCGAGGGTAAACGGTACAGCCTCCGCGACGATATGGGAGGGTGGCTTCGGCAGCGGAACCTCGGCTGAGAACGCCGCAGCGGTGACAGCAGCCATGGGTATCGCCGGGTTTTCCTACGATAGTTTTTCCATAGACGACGGAGATATCCATGGTTCGGATTTGGCTACTAACGATTCTTGGATGACCTACACCAAGGCGGAAGTAGTCGGTGTCAGCGATAATCTGGGGCTTAGTCTCTACGATGGTCTTTACACCGATGCAGGGAATAATTTGGGTGTGACCAACGGAATAACATATTCGTTCAACGACGGAGTTTTAGACAACAGTTCGATAGCCATAAACCAGTTGGTCCGCAGTGCCGCCGGTATCGGAGGTTCCGCCAGCCTGACCCATAACGTCGATTTCGGAACGGTCGACAGCAATACATCTTTTACCTACGGGGAGAGATCTGGAGCTGGTACGTACTGGGGAAACACCGCCGGTGTCGATTCCTGGTATTCTCATTCCTATTATGCCGGGGACAGTACGTATTATTTCGGTAACGGAGGAACTCCGGCCAGCATGATATCCAGCGCCGAGGTCTACAGACAGAACGACATCAATGCGTCTATGATGTTCGAGTTCGATAACGGCGTGTTATCGGTGAGGGCAAAGGGGTTCGACCGAAACGGCACGGAGCTTCCTGCCACCGCCGACACGGTGGCCTACGAGCTGACAGCGGCGGAGTTTGCTAGCCTCTCGGCCGGAGCTGACATAACTCTGCACGGCGTTCATTTCACCGATCTTCAGATAGACACGGCCAATCTGAAAGCGGGGGACAAGTTCGTCATAAACGTGGCGGCGGCGGCCAAATTGGATGCCGTCAACACCGGACCGGCCATCGCGGGAAACTTTCAGTCCACTGCCAACATCGCCATAGACGGAGACCCATTTCGTCAGAATAGCCCCGGAAACTGGGGGGCTCTGGCGCAATATCGTCTGGCCGACGGAGCTGAAAACGGAAAGAACCTGAACCTCCTGGGCTACTATATCGATCCTCTCAACGGTAGCAGCGATATCCCCGGACTGGGATACTACAACGGTACCCTCATCCTTCAGGCCGAGGCAGGGGGTTTTAACGCCGGGAGTACCGTAGGCGTGCCTGGAAACGACGATGGTGGCTCTCATAGGATAACGGCGGAGATAAACTATCAGGGCGACACGAAGCCATCCGCCGGGGCCTTGGTCACCAGTTGTTATTTCGGGAAGATGGAAAAAGGCGAGACCAAGGATATAAAGAGTTTCCTCGGGGGAGTGGGGTACTCAAACTATGTCTACGGTACCAGGTCTGACGGTACCTACGGTCCTTTGAACGAGGCCGGATCGGAGGAATACAACAAATACAACGGTTCCCTGATCTTCGACGTCATAGAGACGGAAAATCAGGTCGTGAAGTTCAGAATACAGGGACACGTAATAGATCGTGAGGGCAATGAGTGGTACGTACAGGAGGACGAATACGGAATGAACTGCGGGCCTAACACGGCCCAGGACTCTTCCGTTCAGCCCCCCATCATCCCTGCGGAGGTAACGAATCCGTTGGTTCTTTTCAGAGATTCAGAGTTCGGAGGCCTCTTCTTCGATGAGTTCACCCTGGGGGATTTCGAGAACTGGACCGATGGGGACAGATTCACCCTATCCTTGACTGCCAGTGGCTTTGAGGACGGTTTTAGCGAGAACGACCAACAGACCGATCCGGCGCTTCAGCCCGATATAGATGAGATAGACCTGTTCTCCGACAACAGGGGTACCAATATGCCCCACGCATTCCGCTTCGACGAGGGAGTGTTGGATAATTCCAAGGTAGATTTGGGGATATACCAGCTGGCCAACAACATAGCTAACCCTTCTGGGGGTAACTTCCATAAGAATCAGGTGATGGATGGCACCTTGTCCCTGATGTTCGATGATTATCATCCCGACGGAGACGATGTCATCGATGACGCGTTGTCCTTCGATGTTATATACGAGGAAGGTATGGATGCCGGTAAGGCCCATTACTACAGTCGTGTCGAGGATATCGCTCAGTTCTACGATGCCAACGGAAGGTATATCCTAGACGGTAATATGGAATCCCTTACCGTTCGGCAGGATGATCGAGAGATATCCGTGTCTCTTGGCTCCACGGCGGAGATCGGCAAGCTAGCGGAGGATATTTCCGAGCAGATATGGTTGAAGTTGATGATGCAAAACGACGGACAGCTGAGGGACGAGGATGACACGGTGCCCTATGGCTATAGTCCTGGCCTGATGGACGAGAGGGATAAAAACGAGATACTCCAGTTCGTCAACAAAGTCCCAGGAGAGAGCGCGAACGAGTCGGTGGTCTCGACTCTTTTGGCCCATTCGGTGATATCCGGAAAGGACAAACAGCTTCATTTTTACGGAAGCGAGGATCTGATGAAGGCTCTGGGTTTTGCCACAATACAGGAGGCCGAGGAAGCGCAGTTCCGATTGACCGTATCGGATGCTCACAACGGGAAGACCGTCTCCAGCGGTACGAAAGTTCAGGCTGGCGACAGAATCTCCGCTGTGATAGCCGATGGCATCTCCCTGGATATATCAGGCGATATAGGGTTGAACCGGGTGGTCTACAACGATGGAAGGGGAACCTTCGAGGGCGATCGTAACTCGGTATTCGAGCATTACGTTCATCTGGCGGATAATTCTGCCTTCCTTCAGATAGGAGCCAACGAGGGGGAGGACGTCGATCTTCATCTGGGAGATATGTCCTCAGAAGCCCTTGGAATAGACGGTCTGGACGTGAGGACCAGGGAAGAGGCAGCAAGGAGCATAACGGTGTTGGACAGCGCTCTCGATTCTGTCTCGTCTCAAAGAGCGATAATAGGAGCCCAGATAAACCGTCTGGAGCACACCATAACCAACCTGGACACGGCGTCTTTGAACCTGACCGCCTCCAGATCAAGGATCGTGGACGCCGACCTAGCGAAAGAAATGATGGAGTTCACAAAACTTAATATACTGGTCCAGTCGGGCATGTCGGTTTTGGCGCACTCGAACCAAACCCACGAGAACGTGTTGAAGCTTTTGAGCTAA
- a CDS encoding GNAT family N-acetyltransferase, whose amino-acid sequence MKISTFRTDKLSSEIRGDILELCSLAFGSPFDELFDFVGTSGVHVILHDNSGGLSSHCVVTERTFWIGDRSPMRAGYIDAVATRPNKQGLGYGRAVMAESCRVCKSMGMNIMGLSTFIPEWYGSMGWRVWRGELGLKKGSEIIPVSDVDGVVMLYGLDNSFSLNLSQRLIATWRPNGGW is encoded by the coding sequence ATGAAGATATCGACTTTTAGGACCGACAAATTATCCTCCGAAATTCGTGGAGACATTCTAGAGCTTTGCTCCCTTGCCTTTGGAAGCCCTTTTGATGAATTATTCGACTTTGTGGGGACCTCCGGAGTTCACGTTATATTGCACGATAACTCGGGAGGTCTCTCATCACATTGCGTGGTTACCGAGAGGACTTTTTGGATTGGAGATCGTTCTCCGATGAGGGCGGGATATATAGATGCCGTTGCTACCCGTCCTAATAAACAGGGATTGGGATATGGCCGTGCCGTTATGGCCGAATCTTGCCGTGTTTGTAAGTCTATGGGTATGAATATTATGGGGCTGTCTACTTTTATTCCTGAATGGTACGGGTCTATGGGGTGGAGGGTCTGGCGTGGGGAACTCGGGCTCAAAAAAGGGAGCGAGATTATCCCGGTGTCTGATGTAGACGGAGTAGTTATGCTCTACGGACTCGATAATTCGTTCTCTTTGAACCTGTCTCAGCGGTTGATAGCCACATGGCGTCCTAACGGTGGATGGTAG